A genome region from Novipirellula galeiformis includes the following:
- a CDS encoding HlyD family efflux transporter periplasmic adaptor subunit has product MSKSSTPSSNAIAVRVRADLVAVQTRHQNESAYVVKDPVAMTYHRLRPDEYFILDRLDGTRSLDQLCHDYEHTFHPQKVSKSELNQLLFRFHQSGLTISDATNQGDRLCERRHKELRQKWMQQCSSLLFIRFPGVDPEPFLRRVYPWVGWLLSPWAIVVAGFICIAAACMMLVRLPLFAAEFPTIGVWLRFESILILAAVIGGTKVLHELGHALVCKHFGGECHQIGPMLLVFTPALYCDTSDSWLLPNRFHRAAVGLAGIGSEVMLAAIATWVWTLTAEGLVHSIAMNVMLVCGVSTIVFNANPLLRYDGYYVLADLCDVPNLAERSRRLLSDALNRWLLGVDAVPDRSLAPATRFWMIAYAITAAVYRWSLTLLILWFVSLMLRPYGLESIGRLLAALAILGMLYSLLQRPLRFFRNPARRTQVRVGRLFVSVGGLVLIGGLALWPMPSSISTTARITPRKQTSIYISTSGMLESLKAHPGDTVSTGDAIAVLVNHEVEADYVQALGRVQAQTGLIASLRQSRYESPEAANELPAAEALLSDLEEQLKTRRERRDALVIRATASGRLIVGARTPDATGQGNQDAFQLVSGSGYPTDAENANGYLRSGTELMSIVESEDWDVEVVMSQTEVQRIAIGASVKLALESDTTKVFWGKVSEISRAEWTAEMNTPRWDDANASRQQAPAATSYVVRAAIEHPEGLNLIAGGGAISRIEAAPLSFVARIFRGLNSLLRFR; this is encoded by the coding sequence ATGTCGAAATCCAGCACCCCATCGAGCAACGCCATCGCCGTTCGCGTTCGCGCAGACCTCGTGGCGGTACAGACACGACATCAAAACGAGTCGGCGTACGTGGTTAAAGATCCCGTGGCGATGACGTACCACCGACTCCGCCCAGACGAGTACTTTATTCTCGATCGTTTGGATGGCACTCGTAGTCTCGACCAATTGTGCCACGACTACGAGCATACCTTCCATCCGCAAAAGGTATCCAAGAGCGAACTGAATCAATTGCTATTTCGCTTTCACCAAAGCGGGTTGACGATCTCGGATGCGACAAACCAGGGAGACCGTCTTTGTGAACGTCGCCACAAGGAACTGCGACAAAAATGGATGCAGCAATGTTCGAGTTTGCTCTTCATTCGCTTTCCTGGCGTCGATCCGGAACCGTTCCTGCGACGCGTCTATCCTTGGGTTGGGTGGCTGTTAAGTCCATGGGCGATTGTGGTTGCGGGATTCATCTGCATCGCCGCAGCGTGCATGATGTTGGTTCGTTTGCCCCTCTTTGCGGCGGAGTTTCCGACCATCGGAGTTTGGTTGCGGTTCGAATCGATCTTGATCCTGGCGGCCGTGATCGGAGGAACAAAGGTCTTGCACGAACTCGGGCACGCGCTGGTGTGTAAACACTTCGGTGGTGAGTGCCATCAAATCGGTCCGATGTTGTTGGTGTTCACACCCGCACTGTATTGCGACACCTCCGATTCGTGGCTGCTGCCGAATCGATTCCACCGCGCCGCGGTCGGATTAGCGGGGATTGGTAGCGAAGTCATGTTGGCCGCGATTGCGACTTGGGTTTGGACGCTGACCGCTGAGGGGCTGGTTCATTCGATTGCCATGAACGTGATGCTCGTTTGCGGCGTCAGCACGATTGTTTTTAACGCCAATCCGCTGCTGCGTTACGATGGTTATTACGTGCTTGCGGATCTCTGCGACGTGCCAAACTTGGCCGAGCGTTCACGACGATTGTTGTCGGATGCTTTGAATCGTTGGTTGTTAGGCGTCGATGCAGTGCCCGATCGGTCGCTGGCACCGGCGACCCGATTTTGGATGATCGCTTACGCAATCACCGCGGCGGTCTACCGTTGGAGTTTAACCCTTTTGATTTTATGGTTTGTCTCGCTTATGTTGCGTCCCTATGGACTCGAATCGATTGGCCGTTTGTTAGCCGCATTGGCGATACTCGGGATGCTGTACAGTTTGCTGCAACGTCCGCTGCGGTTTTTTCGGAACCCTGCTAGACGGACTCAGGTGCGCGTGGGCCGTTTGTTTGTTTCCGTAGGGGGACTCGTTTTGATTGGAGGGTTAGCGTTGTGGCCGATGCCGTCTTCGATCTCGACGACCGCTCGCATCACCCCACGCAAGCAAACCTCGATTTATATTTCCACGTCGGGAATGCTTGAATCATTGAAGGCACATCCCGGAGACACGGTCAGCACTGGAGACGCGATTGCTGTGTTGGTGAATCATGAGGTCGAAGCTGACTACGTTCAAGCACTCGGCCGCGTCCAGGCTCAAACGGGGCTGATCGCATCGCTGCGTCAAAGTCGTTACGAATCTCCTGAAGCGGCGAACGAATTACCCGCCGCGGAGGCGTTGTTGAGCGATTTGGAGGAACAGTTGAAAACACGTCGAGAACGGCGTGATGCCCTGGTGATCCGCGCGACCGCCAGCGGGAGATTGATTGTGGGGGCACGCACTCCCGACGCAACGGGGCAAGGCAATCAAGATGCATTCCAGCTCGTCAGTGGATCGGGGTATCCGACCGACGCCGAAAACGCAAACGGTTATTTACGCTCAGGCACGGAATTGATGTCGATTGTCGAAAGCGAGGATTGGGATGTCGAGGTTGTGATGTCACAAACCGAGGTGCAACGCATTGCCATCGGTGCATCGGTGAAATTGGCGCTAGAATCCGACACGACGAAGGTGTTTTGGGGCAAGGTTAGCGAGATTTCACGAGCCGAATGGACGGCTGAGATGAACACGCCTCGTTGGGATGATGCGAACGCCAGCCGCCAACAGGCTCCTGCGGCAACCTCGTACGTCGTCCGCGCCGCCATCGAGCATCCCGAAGGACTCAACCTGATCGCCGGTGGTGGTGCAATCAGTCGCATCGAAGCTGCCCCGCTCTCTTTCGTTGCACGGATTTTTCGTGGACTTAACAGCCTGTTGCGTTTCCGCTAA